Part of the Polyangiaceae bacterium genome is shown below.
AGCGGTCATCATCGCTCGCAAAGATCTCGCAATCGAGCTGTCCACGGGCGAAATCGTCACGACGAGTGGTTTTTTCGCGGTGCTCGTGGCGGTCATTGCGTCGCTCGCATTTCACGCGGGGCAGCAGACCACGCAGAATGTCGCGCCGGGCGTCATTTGGGTCGCCGTTGCATTCGCGTCCGTTTTGGCCATTGGTCGAAGCTGGCAGCGCGAGCGTGAAGAAGGCGCGCTATCTGGGCTTTTGGTCTTGCCGTTGTCGCGGGCGGCTCTATTTGCCGGAAAAGCGGTCAGCATTGCGATTTTCGTATGGTTCGTGGAGCTCATCGTCGTGCCGGTCGCAGCGCTGCTTTTTGCCGTGGATCTTTTGGAAACGGGCCTTGGGCTCGCGTTGATTTCGCTCGCTGCAACGCCGGGGATTGCGGCTGTCGGAACGCTTTTCGGCGCCATGACGGTGCGCACGCGAGCTCGCGACTTGGTGCTCGCGAGCGTCTTTTTCCCGCTGCTCGCGCCGACGCTGCTCGCGGCGGTGGCGGGAACGCGTGAGCTATTTGGCGGCGCGTCTTTGAGCGAGCTATTTGACTACATAGCCATCATGGGTGTGTTCGGCGTGGTGTTCACCGCCGGTGGTTTAGGCTTATTCGAATCGCTGATCGATGGGTGAGTGCGGACGTTTGTCAGAGTGTTCGTGAGGACTGCGTTGCGGCAGCGTTTCGAATCTGGTACGCTTTGTGGCTGGAGACTCCCATGCCGCCTGATCTGCAACGGCTCACCGACGAGATCCTTTCCATGCCCGCGGCGTCGCGAGCGCTGCTGGCGCGCATCATTCTAGACAGCCTTGGTACATCGGAAACTGAGGAGATCGAGCGTAGTTGGGCACGCGAGGCCGGCGAGCGGACACGTCAGATCGATGCGGGCGAGGTAGAATTGCTCGATGGTGACGACGTAATGCGAGAATTACGCGCAATGTGCCAATGAGGCGATTCAAGTTCCATCCGGCGGCGCGCAAAGAGCTGCGTGAAGCGATTTTGTTCTACGACGAACGTGCGGCTGGATTGGGTCGAGAATTCTTGGACGAGGTCAACGTCACGATCCGTCGAATTTGTGACATGCCAGCAGCATGGCCCAAGCTAACCGAGGGCGTAAGGCGTTGCGCAATGCATCGCTTTCCCTACGGAATCATTTACAGGGAAACGAATCGCATGATCGAGATCGTTGCCGTCATGCATCAGCACCGTCACCCCGATAGCTGGAAGGGCCGCTGAAAGCGAGCATGGACGGCGCCGCGGTCTCTCATGTATCCTGAGTGATGCTGCCGAGGAGGCTTGTCATGAACACCCGTAACGTCGCCCTTTCTTCGTTTGCCCTTTTGCTTTCTGCATTCCTGCTCCCTGCCTGCGGCGAACCTGCTGCGCCCGCGGGTCCGCCCGCGCCCGATTACACAGGATGCGACAAGGTCGTCCAGCCGTCCGCGAACGATGGCGAAAATGTGCAAGAGGCGCTCATCAATGCGGCGGCCGATAGCACTGTGTGCCTTGGCCCTGGCACGTTCAAATTCGACACCGAGCTATCCATTGCGGTAACTGGCCTCGAGCTTCGAGGTCAAGGCAAAGACGTCACCATCCTCGACTTCAGCGGCCAAAAAGTTGGCGCCAACGGTATTCAAATCACGAGCGACCGCGTGATGGTCGAAGCGTTTGCCGTGAAGAACCCGCCGGGTGACGGCATCCGCGCGACCGGCGTAAAAGACATTACATTCCGCAAAGTCGCGGTCATCTGGGATGCCGATGGGTCGCTCAAGAATGGCGCCTACGGCCTTTATCCCGTCAGCAGCGAGGGCGTTACCATCGAAGGTTGCGTCGTCAAAGGTTCGCGTGACGCGGGCGTGTACGTGGGCCAATCGAAACGCGTCCTGCTCCGCGATAATGAAGCGTATGGAAACGTCGCCGGTTACGAGCTCGAAAACACCATCGAAGCCGAGGCGTATGGCAATCACGCGCACGACAACACCGCCGGATTCCTCATCTTCAATTTGCCCGACCTGCCCATCCAAAACGGTGGCGTCGGACGATCGCTCGTGCACGACAACATCTTTGAAAACAACAACTTGCCGAATTTCGCCGAACCCGGCACGATGGTGGCCAACGTACCGCACGGCTGCGGCATGGTGCTGCTCGCGACGGATCAAAATGAAATCGCGCACAACCAAATTCGCGGCAACGACACGACGGGCGTGCTCATTCTGAGCTTCACGGAAACGTTCGTCGGTACGTCGAGCGATCCCAACTTCGACGAATACCCCGAAGGCAACTACATTCACGACAACACGTTCACGAGCAATGGGCTGTTGCCTGCTCCGACGATTGGGGCCATCGTGGTTGCCGAGCCGGTTCCCGATGTCTTGGACGATGGATGCGTGGATCCGCAAAAGATGAACGCGATGGGTGAATTGACCAATTGTCTGAAAAACAATGGCAATGCCACCTACGCGAACCTCGGCGTATGCGACGGCTTCAAAGAGTCGACGGATATCGGTCCGGTGACGTGCGAACATCCGCCCGTCGCTCCGGAAGCGCCGTAAAGGAAAGCTCGTCATTCAGTCGCTCGATGCGCACCTGCATCGAGCTACGACGAGCGGGCTCAAGGCGTCCCGCAAATGCCGCCGAAGCAAGCTTGGCCGCTTGGGCAATCGCAATCGACTTGGCAAGATATTTGAGGGGCCGGAGGCGGGGCGCAATACCCGGAAACGCAGCTTTCGCCCACGGCGCATTCGCACGAAGCAACACAGGGCGTCTTGCACGATCCGTCGATGCATTGGTTGCCGCTCGGACAATCGCAATCCGCCTGGCAAGCCGCTTCGCCGCCGCCACCCCATCCGCCGCTGTTATCGTCGCCACCGCCGCCGCCAAAGCCACCGCTTCCGTCGTTGCCGCTGCTCGGATGCGGCTCGTTCGCGCACGGGTATGCATCGAGTGACGAGGCGCAGCCCGATTGAAGGACGCACTCGATTCCACCCATCGCGGACGGAGGATCCATGTCATGCGCCGACCTGCAACCGTCGAAGCAGTTTTTCCAAGTCTGATTGGAGATGATGTCGCAGCCGAGGAGATGATCGCAATAATCGGCGCAAACCGCCGAATTCAACGGCGTGCCATCGACCCATGCGTCGTCGTCATTCCACTCGCCGTGGTTGATGTAACAACCGCCGGTCAACGTCAAAAAACCCGTAAACAATGCCAATGCCCAAGCGTGGGCTCTGCGACGCGTATTCATTCGTCACCACTCCCGATGAAGGGTTATCGTTGTTCACGGCCCATGGCGCGCTCCGTGTCCGCGCGCCGCGCCGTCGTTCGTCCCTCCGTACCCGCACGAGTTCGATTCGTTCAAACTTTGTTTTGATGTGATGTAGAACACTGATATGCCGGGAGAAACCAGAAGCACGAAAAAAATCGACCGAGGGGTTGAACGATAGGCAGCTGAGCGGGCACAACGAGGGGCGATGAGGGCCCTCGATCTGCTAGCGCCGCTCTTTTTCTCGCGCGCCTCACAGGCCGCGCAGGAAGACGAGCTCATCGAGCGGCTGCGCCGAGGAGATAACGCGGCGATCGCCGAGGTGTATGACGAACATTACGCCTCGGTGCGCGCCTTTGCCCGGCGCCTCACGGGCGACGATGCGGCGGCCGAGGACCTCGTCCACGACGTGTTCGTGACCCTTCCGAGCGCGGCGCAGCGTTTTCGGGGCGAATCGTCGCTGAAGACGTTTCTCGTGTCGATCGCCGTGAACCACGCGCGGCATTATGTGCGCGCTGCTGCGCGACGGCGCGCGATGATGGAGAAGCTCGGGTGCGAACCTTTGCCGGAGACGCCGAACCCTGAGCGCGAGGTAAACCGCGCGGCGCTCGCAAAGGCGCTGCATCGCGCGCTCGACGAGCTGCCTGACGCGCAACGAGTGGCTTTCGTGCTCTGCGAAGTGGAGGAGCGGAGCGCGCGAGAAGCGGCGGAGATCATGGGCGTACCCGAGGCGACGGCGCGCACGCGCTTGTTCCACGCGAAGCAGAAGCTCCGGGCCCTGCTCGACGAGGAGGAGAGCCGATGAAAGACGAACTGCTCCGCGAGGCGACGCGCGCGCTGCGCGAGGAAGCCGATGGATCGCCTGGAAAGCAAGCCGAAACGCGCGCGCGCATCGTGCGCACGCTGAAGGAGCGCCGTGCACGAAAGCTCGCAGCGATTCGCGTGTTCGTGCCGATCGCCGCGGTGCTCGTCGGCTCGGTCGCGTGGGCGTCGGCGACACATCGATTGCCTGGCGTGTGGTACGAATTGAAAGACAATTTGGGCTTTGGGCGGGCGGAAGTTGAAGAGGCGCCGGTGGATGTGCCCGCAGATCCGCCCGCGCCTCGGCGGGTCGCGAAAGCGCTCGATGTGAAAGCGCCCGAGCCTGCAGCAGAAGTTGTCGAGGCACCTGCACCGACCGACGTGGAGCCTGCGCCGCAGCCCGAGGACGTGGAAGGCCAAGCCGCAGCGGCGCCAAAGATGGCCGCGGCTGCGCCCCCGCGGATCGTTGCGCCGACCGATGTGCCGAAGGTGGACGCGGCGCCCGCGGACGTGCCGAAGGTGGACGCGGCGGCTGCTGCGCCCGAGGTGCGCGTCGATCCGGCCGAGGCGCTTTATCGCGCCGCACACGAGGCTCATTTCGTCACGCGTAATTCGAGCGCGGCGCTCGCGGCGTGGGACGCGTACCTCGCGGCCGCACCGCGCGGGCGTTTCGCACTGGAGGCTCGTTACAATCGCGCGCTTTGCCTCGTGAGGCTCGGGCGCAAGGCCGAGGCGCAACGAGCGCTCGAGCCTTTTGCTGCCGGTGCGTATGGCGGTTATCGTAAAGCCGAGGCCCGTTCGCTCGTCGATGCAATGCAAGGGGGCGCGCCGTGATTCGTTTCGCGCGGAGGCTCGCCATCTGCGCGGCGTGGGCGTTTGTCGTGGCGACGTATGCGGCCGGCGCGCGCGCGGACGCACCGGCCGCGGCCGAGGTCGCGCTCGTGGTCGAGGGTTTGCCGTGGGACATCGATCCGGAATCGGTGCGCGTGGCCATTGGGCGCGAAATAGGGAGCGGCGTCGTCTTTGCGGGGAAAACGCCGGACGGGAAGGCGGCGCTCGTTTTACGCGGCGAACCCGGGCGCCGCATTGCATTGACGTATCGATCGCCCGAAGGGGGCGGTAAACACATCGAGCGTACGATTGATTTGCCCGACGATCCGGAAAATGCGGCGGAGACGATTGCGCTGCTCGCCGGCAACCTCACGCGCGACGAAGCGGCGGAGCTTGCGGCCCTATTGGGAAAACGGCCGGAGGCAGAGCCGAGCGTCGACGAGGCGATTGCGCCGAGCCCGACGCCTGACGAGCCTGTCGTGGCCGAAAAAGGCACAGAGCCGGCACCCGAAAAGGAAACGCTGCGCGATTCGGCCAATCCGCCCGTGCGGCTGGCTGTGCGCCGTGCGGCTGCGCCGAACGATATGCCGGTGCCCAGTCCTTGCGCACGCCCGACGAATATGCGTGAATTCGCCGGTGCCGATGTGGTGCCGCACCTTGGCACATCGAGGTTCACGGGGACGGACACGGTTCGCGCGATATCGGCGAATTTGTTGGCGGGGTATTCGAGGGGCCTTTCGGGATTGGAGATCGGCTTTGGGCTGAACATCCAGCGTGAATTCGCGTGCGGGGTGCAAATCGTCGGCGTCGGCAATGTCGTGGCGCGCGAGGTGCGCGGCGTGCAGTTGGCGCTGGGATTCAATTACACGAGCAACCTTAACGGCACGCAGATCGGCGGCGTCAATGTGGCGCCTGGCGCGATGTATGGCGTCCAGGCGGGCGCGGTCGATTACGCGAGCGACGTCCGCGGCGTGCAGCTTGGCGTCGTCTCGATTGCGGACGAGGTGACGGGATGGCAAGTCGGTGGCGTCAACATTGCCACGGGCGACGTGAAGGGCGTGCAGATTGGCATCATCAATTATGCGGATACGTCCACCTATTCATTTGGCCTCATCAACATCGTTCGCCGCGGGCGTCTCCATTTCGACGTTTGGGGGCAGGAGTCTGGCGTTTTCATGGCTGGCTTCGAGCACGGCAGCGATCATTTCCACAATATTTACGGCGCCGGATTCCGCGCGACCGGCGACGAGCCGCGTGGGGTCTTGACGCTCGGTCTCGGCGGCCGCGTAGTTCTCAGCGAGCGACTTTCGCTCGATATCGACGTCCTTGGCTATTCGCACCACGACATCGACGATTTGGCGCCGACCGCATTCGTTGCGCAAGCGCGCGCGCTCGTATCGGTCCAAATGGGTGCCAATCTTGGCGCATTCGCGGGTCCGAGCTACAGCGTCGTGGCGGCCATTTCGCCCGCAGAAGCGCAAATGGCTCCCTACGACACTTCGAATCTCGACCCGAACTCGAATCCGCTTTTGGGTTGGCCCGGCATCACGGCCGGCGTTCGCACATTCTGATTCGACCGACCCTCAAACCTCGTAAGTCATTCACCAAGAATCGCTCGCGCACATCGCTCGGCCGCCTCCATGATGCCATCCACGTCGAACGGCTGCCCCGTGCATTCCCCAACGGCCCACAATCCGTCTCCCGCGCGACCATTTCGATCGCATTCGATTGCATAACCGCGATCCGCCTCGAATCGCACGGACGCCCCCGCCTGCGCCGCAAGCTCGAATGCCGGCGCACCGTGACTCGAAACCCCTACGACCTTCGTCCGAATCGTTTTCTCGCCTTGTCCATCACGCACGGTCACGCTCTTGACCCCACTCGTTCCTCGCACGCCCACGATGGCGTCTTCGCCAATGCGTATCACCCGATCCCCGAGGCGCCTCCCCAGCTCGTCAGCCCAAAAGCCGTCCCCTACCACGACAAACGCCTCTTCCGGCTCCACGCCGTACGCCAGCATCACGCATAACGCTCGTGCCGAAAACACGCCTGGCAAATCATTGCCGCCGAATGCGAGCACCCCATCATGCGCGCCCGTCGCGAATACCTTGTCGTTGGCTCGAACGACCACCGCTTCGTCCGCCGTTGCCACCACGACCTCGCCCAGATAAACCCCCGCTGCGGTGGCCCGGACAAACACCGTCGCTTCTTTGGGACGCAGCGAATCGCATAGCTCGGTGCGATCAGGCAATGCATTGAGCGACCCGCCGATCCGCACGCCATCGTCCACCAGCACAACGCGTTTGCCTCGAGCTTCGAGCCGACGCGTCACGACGAGCCCCGCGAGGCCTGCGCCAATCACCACGACGTCTGCATCGACACGACGCGCAGGCTGCATCGGCTGCGCTTCCGACGGCAGCCGTCCGAGGCCGGATATTTTGCGTGCAAAGCTTTGAACGAGCGGGCCGAGCGCCGGCACGTCCGTCATGAAGTGATGATGATCGAAGCCGTGCGGAAAGAGCCAATCGTTCACCCTCAAAAGATCCGCCTTGCGCGATCCTACGACGTTTTGCGACTCGATGCGTTCGTCGCCGCGCGCTGGCTCGAGACACGTCATCACGTTCGGCGTGCCTTGCACGCGCATCAAACAACCTTCGCAACCACCTCGCATGCACGATGCGCTTCGCGGCCTGTGAAGCTTGGGGCTGCGCGAAAGGATGGTTTTTCCCGCTGCGAGGAGCGATACGGCCAGAGGTTCTCCACGCTCGGCAGGCAAGGCTGACCCATCGAGGTAGACTGTGACTGGATCTCGGAGTGGCCCTGTGCGCCGAAACATGCGTCTAGAGCGCGTATAGCACGGGTGCTTCGAGCTTGCTCGACAACGTAGGGGTTCAAACCTGCCAAGCTCGACCATTTGTCGTGGGCATGTGGGTTGCTTGCCTCGAGCCCTTGTGCCGAAGGCGCTCGATGCTTTTTCACTCCAACGACAAGAGGCTCAGCTATGACGCGTACGCTCGGCTTGCGGATGATTTTGCCCGTCATATCGACATCCCTGCTGCTCACCGGATGTGGTGACGCGGGAATGGAGTTCGCAGAGAATTTTGGGGGTACGGAGGCGCCGGGCGTCAAACAATATCCATATCAGGCGCAATTCGAGGCAGCGTCGAAAAAGTTCAACGTGCCGGTGCCGATTCTCGTGGCGATCGGGTATTCCGAAACGCGCCTTTATCACGTCCCCGGGGAAGAATCGGACATCGAAGGATTACCGCCGACGTATGGTGTCATGGCTTTGCGTGGCGACGCCATTTCAAAAGGCGCCGAGCTCGCGGGTGTCCCGGAAACGGACGTCCAAGCAGACCCAGGGGCAAACATCATGGCCGCGGCCGCATTGCTCGATCAGCACGCCACGACCCTCGATGTCGATCGTGACGACCTTGGCGCGTGGGCGCCCGCCATTGCCGCATTGTTCGACAATCCAAACCTCGAAGCGTCCTCGCATTTCATTCACGAGGAAGTGTATCGCGTGCTCCGTGAAGGCATCACCGCACCCGAGGACAGCGGCATGGGCGAAATTCTAAAAGCCGTCCGGCACGTCACCGCCAATTTCCCGTTTCTGCACGTGACGCTGCGTGGAGGCGAGCTGCCCCGAGCGTTTTATTCAGGCGCGATATGGCGACCGGCGCCGGCAGCCAATTACACGTCGGGGCGCAGAGGTCACGACGTCGAGCTTCTCGTCGTGCACACCTGCGCTGGCAGTTATACGTCCTGTTGGGGCTGGTTGACGTCGCTGAAAAATCCCAGCAGGACGAGCGCCCATTACGTCGTCAATGAGACCGGCTCGGAGGTCTCGGCGCTCGTCGACGAAATGGATACGGCGCACCACGTCGGCAAATCGTGGCAAGGGCTTCCGACGAACCCGCGTTCGATCGGTATCGAACACGGCGGTTTTTCGTACTCGCTTGCCAACCCATGGACCGAAGGACAACTCGCCGCGTCGGCCAACCTCGCGTGCGATGTCGTCAAACGCCACAACCTCGTACGCGACCGCAATCATATCCTTGGCCATTACCAACCCGATCCCGTCAATCGCCCGAATGATCCGGGCATCGACTTTCCCTGGGCCGTTTACATGAGCCGCATCACTGAATGCCTCGGCGAGTCCGGTGGTGATAAAGATGGTGACAAACGAGGTGTACGGTGACCAAAAATCAGCAATTGGGCGGAGGTGCGTGGCAGAGCCTTGGCACGTTTCCATTCACGGCCGGTCATCACGTCGTCGCCGATGCCATTCAAATTCGTTGACGCGTTTTCAAAGGGCCCGCCTTTGGCGCATTCGTTGGCTCGCGCTCACGGCTTTGCCGATGGAGCAACATCGGGTGAGCCTCGACCTTGGCGAACGAGCGACAACGTCATTCCCAGTGCGGCAAGCGCCCACGCGCCAAGCGCCACGTAGACGAATACACGCGAAATGGAAAGCAAATACCCCGCATCGACGACGTGCGATAACCGCGCCGTGCAGACGGTGTACATGCCGAGCGGGAAGACGGCGCCCCAATATAGAGGATCATAACGGAGCGGGAATCGTCGTACAAGATGCCGCCACGCGCCCAAAATGAGGAGCATCGGGATCCACCAGGTCGCCGTCGCCCACCACGCCAAGGTCAATCCGCGCACGAACGGGAGCACCTGGTCGATGACCGGCGAATGAGGCGCCGCGGCGACGAGCATCGTGCCAGCAAGCGTCGAAATGGCCGCCGCACCCATGTTGATCCAATAAGGCGGCGCCAAATCCGAGGGGCTCATCGCGAAGAATGCATAACGATAAAAAATGAGCGAAATGATCCACAAATAAAGCATGCCGGCCCCGAGCCACATCGCGAGGCAAAACAAAAGCGCAATGGGCGCGCTATCCCCGAAATGCGGCGCGAGCTGCGCGCCGAGCACGCTCACCGATTGCGCAGCGACGACGGATACGAGCCAGCCGCCGTTGATCCCCTCGGCCAACGCAGGCTTCTCCGGCTTCACGACGATGATCGTGAACACCGCATACGTGAGCAGCGCCCAAAGCACTATCCCCGCCACCCAGAACGCAAATGCAGCGCGAGGCGCATCGGCAACCAATAGGCACTGGGAACCAAATACGGAGGTCGCCGCCACGGTCGTGAAAAAGCCGACCGAACGACCGTGGTTGCGAAAATCGGCAATCACCTGCGACGGGTGGCGCACGAATCGCACCATCGTGAGGATCCAAAGCGCCGGGTAGAATGCAAGATTGAGCGCAAAGAGCACCTTCGCCGGAACAAAGAGCTCCATCGTGTGACAAGCCAACGAGACGATACCGGTCGCCATGACCAGCGCGAAATACGCCGGGTGCATCGCGGCAAGTCGCCCCGGCGAGGTGGTCATCGGCGTCCGAGGTAACGCAAAAGGCCAAGGTTGAGCGCGAGGCACGCGAAACTGGCCCCGAGAGCAGGCCAAACCACGGCGTCGTCACCGCCGAGAAACGCGTTCATCGTCGCAGTG
Proteins encoded:
- a CDS encoding heme exporter protein CcmB, which encodes MKHFKRFLRQAVIIARKDLAIELSTGEIVTTSGFFAVLVAVIASLAFHAGQQTTQNVAPGVIWVAVAFASVLAIGRSWQREREEGALSGLLVLPLSRAALFAGKAVSIAIFVWFVELIVVPVAALLFAVDLLETGLGLALISLAATPGIAAVGTLFGAMTVRTRARDLVLASVFFPLLAPTLLAAVAGTRELFGGASLSELFDYIAIMGVFGVVFTAGGLGLFESLIDG
- a CDS encoding addiction module protein codes for the protein MPPDLQRLTDEILSMPAASRALLARIILDSLGTSETEEIERSWAREAGERTRQIDAGEVELLDGDDVMRELRAMCQ
- a CDS encoding type II toxin-antitoxin system RelE/ParE family toxin; translation: MRRFKFHPAARKELREAILFYDERAAGLGREFLDEVNVTIRRICDMPAAWPKLTEGVRRCAMHRFPYGIIYRETNRMIEIVAVMHQHRHPDSWKGR
- a CDS encoding right-handed parallel beta-helix repeat-containing protein, with translation MNTRNVALSSFALLLSAFLLPACGEPAAPAGPPAPDYTGCDKVVQPSANDGENVQEALINAAADSTVCLGPGTFKFDTELSIAVTGLELRGQGKDVTILDFSGQKVGANGIQITSDRVMVEAFAVKNPPGDGIRATGVKDITFRKVAVIWDADGSLKNGAYGLYPVSSEGVTIEGCVVKGSRDAGVYVGQSKRVLLRDNEAYGNVAGYELENTIEAEAYGNHAHDNTAGFLIFNLPDLPIQNGGVGRSLVHDNIFENNNLPNFAEPGTMVANVPHGCGMVLLATDQNEIAHNQIRGNDTTGVLILSFTETFVGTSSDPNFDEYPEGNYIHDNTFTSNGLLPAPTIGAIVVAEPVPDVLDDGCVDPQKMNAMGELTNCLKNNGNATYANLGVCDGFKESTDIGPVTCEHPPVAPEAP
- a CDS encoding RNA polymerase sigma factor, giving the protein MRALDLLAPLFFSRASQAAQEDELIERLRRGDNAAIAEVYDEHYASVRAFARRLTGDDAAAEDLVHDVFVTLPSAAQRFRGESSLKTFLVSIAVNHARHYVRAAARRRAMMEKLGCEPLPETPNPEREVNRAALAKALHRALDELPDAQRVAFVLCEVEERSAREAAEIMGVPEATARTRLFHAKQKLRALLDEEESR
- a CDS encoding (2Fe-2S)-binding protein, whose translation is MFRRTGPLRDPVTVYLDGSALPAERGEPLAVSLLAAGKTILSRSPKLHRPRSASCMRGGCEGCLMRVQGTPNVMTCLEPARGDERIESQNVVGSRKADLLRVNDWLFPHGFDHHHFMTDVPALGPLVQSFARKISGLGRLPSEAQPMQPARRVDADVVVIGAGLAGLVVTRRLEARGKRVVLVDDGVRIGGSLNALPDRTELCDSLRPKEATVFVRATAAGVYLGEVVVATADEAVVVRANDKVFATGAHDGVLAFGGNDLPGVFSARALCVMLAYGVEPEEAFVVVGDGFWADELGRRLGDRVIRIGEDAIVGVRGTSGVKSVTVRDGQGEKTIRTKVVGVSSHGAPAFELAAQAGASVRFEADRGYAIECDRNGRAGDGLWAVGECTGQPFDVDGIMEAAERCARAILGE
- a CDS encoding N-acetylmuramoyl-L-alanine amidase codes for the protein MTRTLGLRMILPVISTSLLLTGCGDAGMEFAENFGGTEAPGVKQYPYQAQFEAASKKFNVPVPILVAIGYSETRLYHVPGEESDIEGLPPTYGVMALRGDAISKGAELAGVPETDVQADPGANIMAAAALLDQHATTLDVDRDDLGAWAPAIAALFDNPNLEASSHFIHEEVYRVLREGITAPEDSGMGEILKAVRHVTANFPFLHVTLRGGELPRAFYSGAIWRPAPAANYTSGRRGHDVELLVVHTCAGSYTSCWGWLTSLKNPSRTSAHYVVNETGSEVSALVDEMDTAHHVGKSWQGLPTNPRSIGIEHGGFSYSLANPWTEGQLAASANLACDVVKRHNLVRDRNHILGHYQPDPVNRPNDPGIDFPWAVYMSRITECLGESGGDKDGDKRGVR
- a CDS encoding tellurite resistance/C4-dicarboxylate transporter family protein, encoding MTTSPGRLAAMHPAYFALVMATGIVSLACHTMELFVPAKVLFALNLAFYPALWILTMVRFVRHPSQVIADFRNHGRSVGFFTTVAATSVFGSQCLLVADAPRAAFAFWVAGIVLWALLTYAVFTIIVVKPEKPALAEGINGGWLVSVVAAQSVSVLGAQLAPHFGDSAPIALLFCLAMWLGAGMLYLWIISLIFYRYAFFAMSPSDLAPPYWINMGAAAISTLAGTMLVAAAPHSPVIDQVLPFVRGLTLAWWATATWWIPMLLILGAWRHLVRRFPLRYDPLYWGAVFPLGMYTVCTARLSHVVDAGYLLSISRVFVYVALGAWALAALGMTLSLVRQGRGSPDVAPSAKP